From a region of the Candidatus Methylomirabilota bacterium genome:
- a CDS encoding ABC transporter permease, producing MSAGRGRASYLLRRLLQAVPVLLTIVVLNFFMLHLAPGDAADVLAGEAGSASPEYMAQLRARFGLDRPLGTQLVLYVTNVLTLNLGFSFRHSMPVLDLILARLGPTLLLMGVALVLSVSAGIGLGLLATVRVHSWRDTLISVLALVSYATPLFWIGLMLIVVFSLRLGWFPTSGMETVAAFYGGWRRVLDIAHHLVLPALTLSLFYMALYTRLMRAAILEQAGMDYVATARAKGLSERRIVLAHVLRNAILPVVTMAGVQVGSLLGGSIVVESVFAWPGLGLLAFQSLFARDLNLLMGIFLLSTCLVIAVNLAVDFTYTLLDPRIHLG from the coding sequence ATGAGCGCGGGGCGCGGCCGCGCCAGCTACCTCCTGCGGCGCCTGTTGCAGGCGGTACCGGTCCTGCTCACGATCGTCGTCCTGAACTTCTTCATGCTCCACCTGGCGCCCGGCGACGCCGCCGATGTGCTGGCCGGCGAGGCCGGCTCCGCCTCGCCGGAGTACATGGCCCAGCTCCGCGCGCGCTTCGGCCTCGACCGGCCGCTCGGCACCCAGCTCGTCCTCTACGTGACGAACGTCCTCACGCTGAACCTCGGCTTCTCCTTCCGCCACAGCATGCCGGTGCTCGACCTCATCCTGGCGCGCCTCGGGCCGACGCTCCTGCTGATGGGCGTCGCGCTCGTGCTCTCGGTGAGCGCCGGCATCGGGCTGGGGCTCCTGGCGACGGTGCGCGTGCACAGCTGGCGCGACACGCTCATCTCCGTCCTGGCCCTGGTCTCCTACGCGACACCGCTCTTCTGGATCGGCCTGATGCTGATCGTGGTCTTCTCGCTCAGGCTCGGCTGGTTTCCCACCAGCGGGATGGAGACGGTGGCGGCGTTCTACGGGGGCTGGCGGCGCGTCCTCGACATCGCGCACCACCTGGTGCTACCGGCGCTCACGCTCTCGCTCTTCTACATGGCGCTCTACACGCGGCTGATGCGCGCGGCGATCCTGGAGCAGGCGGGGATGGACTACGTGGCGACGGCGCGGGCCAAGGGGCTCAGCGAGCGGCGGATCGTCCTGGCCCACGTGCTGCGCAACGCGATCCTCCCGGTGGTCACCATGGCCGGCGTGCAGGTGGGGAGCCTGCTGGGCGGCTCGATCGTCGTGGAGTCGGTCTTCGCCTGGCCGGGCCTCGGCCTGCTGGCGTTCCAGTCGCTCTTCGCCCGCGACCTCAATCTGTTGATGGGGATCTTCCTCCTCTCGACCTGCCTGGTGATCGCCGTCAACCTCGCGGTGGACTTCACCTACACGCTTCTCGATCCGCGGATCCACCTCGGATGA
- a CDS encoding ABC transporter substrate-binding protein, with the protein MMFARLVRASLLTAVAGLLLLPDAASAQKHGGTLVMLVQPEPPTLAAYLSTSGPIGQVATKVYEGLLEYDFNLKPIPGLAESWKVGGDGKTITFKLQKGIRFHDGKPFTSADVKFSVLEVLRKVHPRGALTFRDVTDIDTPDEHTAVFKLQNPAPYLMMALSGYESPIVPRHLFEGTDVKSSKYANAPIGTGPFKFVEWQRGQYMRLDRNPDYWRKGRPYLDRIVARFVADSATRTAAIEKGEAHLGGFGAIPYSDVRTLEKLPHIAATTRGYEMSSPIVELDFNTRRAPFDNLKVRQAVSYAISRQFVIDNVWFGFGKPATGPISSNFAVTGLYTPEVKSYHVPNGIEVANKLLDEAGFKRGPGGVRFEIVHDLTPYGEEWQRFGEYVQQVLAEIGIKATLRYEDVPTWLRRLYTDYDFQLTNNWIQGLADPVIGVHRLYHSNQIRPGTVFVNLTRWSSPRTDQLMDQATVEQNPKKRAALYKEFQQLVVEAAPIVWVHELHFVTVYHKQFKDLIVSPLGIYTTFDRAYLDK; encoded by the coding sequence ATGATGTTCGCCCGACTGGTCCGAGCGTCCCTGCTGACAGCGGTCGCGGGGCTCCTCCTCCTGCCCGACGCCGCCTCGGCCCAGAAGCACGGCGGCACCCTCGTCATGCTGGTGCAGCCCGAGCCGCCCACGCTGGCCGCCTACCTCTCGACCTCCGGCCCGATCGGCCAGGTGGCGACGAAAGTATACGAGGGGCTGCTCGAGTACGACTTCAATCTGAAGCCCATCCCCGGCCTGGCGGAGTCCTGGAAGGTCGGCGGCGACGGCAAGACCATCACCTTCAAGCTCCAGAAGGGCATACGCTTCCACGACGGCAAGCCCTTCACCAGCGCGGACGTGAAGTTCAGCGTGCTGGAGGTGCTCCGGAAGGTCCATCCGCGCGGAGCCCTCACCTTCCGCGACGTCACCGACATCGACACGCCCGACGAGCACACCGCCGTCTTCAAGCTCCAGAATCCCGCGCCCTACCTGATGATGGCGCTCTCGGGCTACGAGTCGCCGATCGTCCCCCGGCACCTGTTCGAGGGCACCGACGTCAAGAGCAGCAAGTACGCCAACGCCCCCATCGGCACCGGGCCCTTCAAGTTCGTCGAGTGGCAGCGCGGGCAGTACATGCGGCTCGACCGCAACCCCGACTATTGGCGGAAGGGGCGGCCCTATCTCGACCGGATCGTCGCCCGCTTCGTGGCCGACTCCGCGACGCGGACGGCGGCCATCGAGAAGGGCGAGGCCCACCTCGGCGGCTTCGGCGCCATCCCCTACAGCGACGTGCGGACGCTGGAGAAGTTGCCCCACATCGCGGCCACCACGCGCGGCTACGAGATGTCCTCGCCCATCGTCGAGCTCGACTTCAACACCAGGCGCGCGCCTTTCGACAACCTGAAGGTCCGCCAGGCCGTCTCCTACGCGATCAGCCGCCAGTTCGTCATCGACAACGTCTGGTTCGGCTTCGGCAAGCCGGCCACCGGTCCCATCAGCTCGAACTTCGCCGTCACCGGCCTCTATACGCCCGAGGTGAAGAGCTACCACGTGCCCAACGGGATCGAGGTCGCCAACAAGCTCCTGGACGAGGCCGGATTCAAGCGCGGCCCCGGCGGCGTCCGCTTCGAGATCGTCCACGATCTCACGCCCTACGGCGAGGAGTGGCAGCGCTTCGGCGAATATGTCCAGCAGGTGCTGGCCGAGATCGGGATCAAGGCCACGCTCCGCTACGAGGACGTGCCCACCTGGCTGCGCCGCCTCTACACCGACTACGACTTCCAGCTCACCAACAACTGGATCCAGGGCCTGGCCGACCCGGTCATCGGCGTCCACCGTCTCTACCACTCGAACCAGATCCGGCCGGGTACGGTCTTCGTGAACCTGACCCGCTGGTCGTCGCCGCGGACGGACCAGCTCATGGACCAGGCGACGGTCGAGCAGAACCCCAAGAAGCGCGCCGCGCTCTACAAGGAGTTCCAGCAGCTCGTGGTGGAGGCGGCGCCGATCGTGTGGGTGCACGAGCTCCACTTCGTCACCGTGTACCACAAGCAGTTCAAGGACCTCATTGTCAGTCCGCTCGGCATCTACACCACGTTCGATCGGGCGTACCTCGACAAGTAG
- a CDS encoding iron-containing redox enzyme family protein encodes MTTEGWFDAVTTELHARSPFRRSEYFKRFADGALTREQVWGHIGQHYLLVAWFPRIFSGIHARCDDLEVRKDCSRHLLVEDLGFFHGQVGGTPDHDELFRRIGDDLGYGRDVYDRLVPVPEMAAILEFFRRLAQEVPWSAALCATAFLEEEVVEISRTVGRALVQHYGCRPEWGGLNYAVHEAVEMEESGETTKTILAHLRTPADREAAESAMREMHRLLEAYAEGLARRHL; translated from the coding sequence ATGACGACCGAGGGCTGGTTCGACGCCGTCACCACCGAGCTGCACGCGCGGAGCCCCTTCCGGCGCTCCGAGTACTTCAAGCGCTTCGCGGACGGCGCGCTGACGCGCGAGCAGGTCTGGGGCCACATCGGGCAGCACTATCTGCTCGTCGCCTGGTTTCCGCGGATCTTCAGCGGCATTCATGCCCGCTGCGACGACCTCGAGGTCCGGAAGGATTGCTCCCGGCACCTCCTGGTCGAAGACTTGGGTTTCTTTCACGGGCAGGTGGGCGGCACGCCCGATCACGACGAGCTCTTCCGGCGCATCGGCGACGACCTCGGGTACGGGCGCGACGTGTACGACCGCCTCGTCCCCGTCCCCGAGATGGCGGCGATCCTCGAGTTCTTCCGGCGCCTGGCCCAGGAGGTCCCCTGGAGCGCGGCGCTGTGCGCCACCGCGTTCCTCGAGGAGGAGGTCGTCGAGATCTCGCGCACGGTCGGCCGCGCCCTCGTGCAGCATTACGGCTGCCGGCCGGAGTGGGGCGGCCTGAACTACGCGGTCCACGAGGCGGTCGAGATGGAAGAGTCCGGCGAGACGACGAAGACGATCCTCGCCCATCTCCGGACCCCGGCGGACCGCGAGGCCGCCGAGAGCGCGATGCGCGAGATGCACCGCCTGCTCGAGGCCTATGCCGAAGGGCTCGCCCGGCGCCATCTATAG